In Aspergillus chevalieri M1 DNA, chromosome 7, nearly complete sequence, the sequence ATTCAGCCAGTCGTTCTCCGACTGCGCTGGTAAGCTTTCAAGCGCCACTTTCGTTTTTGCGACTGCAACACTAAACATCCTTGTTGGATATACAGTTTTCTCAATACCTTTGTTATACTCGACGCTGCCATCATGTCTGTGGCCGCATTGAACCGGGATACTGCCTTCCAAGCACGGTCTCTGGTATGTCTCGTCCATGAACTACGATACCCCATCATGTGCAGCCTAGGCCAGCTGACATTGCCTGCGATAGTTCCGTTCTCTCCTCCGTCAATCGTCGCAATTCTCCGCATTTAACTTCCGTGAATACGCCCGCAGGAGAACGAGGGATGCTTTCCGCGAGCACCAGAATGAGAAGGAGGACAGGAAGATCCAGGAATTGTTCCAGGAGGGGTTGCAGAACTTGCGGATGATGAAGGTTAGTGGGATATCAGCCCCCGGGATATTGTCTACAAAAACAGGAAGAGATTATGATATATGGGTTTTGCATCGTGACTATCGCGGGTTACTGACTGTTCGCAGAGGCAGACCGTTATCAGCCAGTTCTACCAGTTCGACAAGTTGGTTGTGGAGGGACAAGAGACGGTAGGCTTCGACCATCTTAAAAATTCTCGGGCTCTATTCTAACACGCTTTTAGGGGAAACAAACAGGAGGACAAGGCGATATCGTCCGCCAGAAGGATACTGGGTAAGGCTCCCTGACTCCCCGGTCGTCTGCTTGTGCATGAATTATGAGTGGCTAACGATTGCCGCTACAGCTGGGATTAAACCGCGCATTTCTATCGTTTCTTTTTGCAGCCTGCATTGAAGTTTGAATAAAAATATGATTCTGCGTTATCGTTTCTCATGATCGAAGGTATTCTGGGGAAGTACCGGAGTGAATAGACTAAGCTGCCTTGTATTTCTACCGAGACGCCCTGATGTTACTTAACTCATTACGAGCTTCAATTCCAACTCTCTACTCACGGTTATGTTTTCCAGCGTAATCTACTCTTTTATATGAGTGCGAACCCCAAGCATACTTGTGTCGTAGTGTCCGCCGGAAAGTCACGTGGAATCCTCCCGTATCGCAACGCGACGGACTCTGATGCATCAACCACCTCTTTATCGGAGTTGTACTTGCGAACGGACATGCAGCGATTCGTCTGAATTCGCATAATCGCTGCATCAGTTGAATCGCTTTGCATTTCTTTGATTGCATATTGTGACAAGATTGCAAAATACCCACTCACAATGCCCCCTACAGTATGTCACCTCACCTCATGGACCCCCATCACAGCGCGTTAACATTTCCCAGTTCAGATCCTCCCGATCAGGCCGCCACCTAGGTGAAACAACCACCGCCCGCACGCGCACCGGCCAAATCGACCACGATGTCTTCGAAGGCCTCCCCGTCCGCCGCTGGACTCGCCAACACCAAATGGTCTCCCAAGCCCCCAAACCCGACGAAGCAGAATCCATCTTCCAAGGCCCTGGCGGAAAACAAACTCTCCCGGAGCACCCCATGCCAAGAGATAGTCAGTTGTTGACGCCTACAAGTAAGGCGCTTTTGCGCGCCGCGCGCGCCGGGTGTATATATATTAGACAGGCGCCGAAGGAGGCTGAGGACATCAACCTTATTGTCaacgaggaaaaggagacgACAGACGCGGAGGAGGGTGGCGCTGCTGCCTCGGGGCAGTCGAAGGCGGAGAGAAGCTTTGTGACTAGGAAGTGGATGACGGTGCCGCGGCATATGGAGCCGCCGGAGGTGGAGTTTTTGGCGAAGAGACGGCCGGGTCTGCCTTCGTTGTATGGGGCTGCTGCTACGGGTGTTGATGGGACGCCTAATGTGCCTATGAGACGGACGCGATTTAAGAAGATGGACCCTGCGACTGGGAATGTGTCTGTGTATGAGGCTTGGGTTCCCGAGGGGCATCGCATTGAAGGGGAGATTACTGCGGATGATCAGGTTGTGCCTGGTAATGCTGAAGCAACCGTTAATTCCGAGGCACCCGCCCCAGGGACAGTGGTTGAGGGTGTTGGAACGGTTAACGCTGaaggtgtggttgttgcaGAGGCTGGCTCTGCGGCTGTCATGACTCCTCCGAAGCGGAGGCCACCTCCACCCAAGCGAAAGGGTAAGGGCTTCAAGGgtagaagaaagaaggttATGTTCGCGCCTGGTGAGGGTGTTGATGCGTCTGCCGTACATGGCGCTGGAGCTGCCGGCGACGGGGTGATGGGCACGGATGGTACCAAGTCTGAAGACGGCGATGTGTCGCGTGGTGACCAGGGTGGtcaggaggatgaggatgatgatggtgaagagGGTGAGGAGAGCGATGAGGGTGATGAGTCCATGATGGATGCGAAGACGCCGGAGACGCCTGCTGCGGAACCTGCTCAACCTACCCAGACTCCCCAACCTGTTCCTGCAGAGACGGCGCCGGAACCGCAAGCCCCTGGTGATGCATCACCAGTAGCTGAACAAACTCCCGCTCCCGTCTCAGACAAGCCTAGTGATGAGAAGCCAGCCCCTGCGGATGTAACCATGACAGACTACCAGCCTGAGCCAGCAGCATCTGAACCTCAACCAGCACCTGGTACACAGCAACCAACTGCACCAGAGCAACCAGCACCCGCTGCGGAGACGACGACCGACAACCAGCAGCAGGCAGAACAGCCCGCTCTCCACGCTCCGGAAGAGTCCACGGAAAAACCACAAGAGACAGTCAAGACAGAGCCTGATCAACAAGAAAGCCAAGATGCCATGGATACGTCAACAGACCAGCCCCtcgaacaacaacaacaacaacaacaacaacaacaacagccgcAAGAGCAAGAGGCAGCTCCCAAGCCGgaaccagaacaacaagaaCACGATACGACCACCACCGAAAACCAAGATGCGGATGTATTGGGTACTCTCGAAAGAAGTCTGGATGCTCCTGCTAGCAGCGAACAGACAGAAACTCAACCAGAACCTGAAgctgagcctgagcctgagcctgagcctgaacAGATACAGGCCTCGACTGAACCTGCTGCACCTACACCAGCTGCCGCAACGGAAACAGGGCCAACAGAAGAGCAGCCATCGACAGATAACCGGGAAGTTGAAAAGCCCGCTGaagaacagcagcagccgcagcagcaacaagaaCAGGAACAACAACCCAAAAAAGAAGTTGAGGATCGGCCTCCTGTACAGCAATCAATTGAACAACcccaagaacaagaacaacaaacCAAGGAAGAAGTCGAAGACCAGCCTCCTGTACAACAGCCAATTGAACAACTACAagagcaacaacagcaacaacccgAAGGGGAACAACAACTTACGGAAAGATTTGCTGCTGGGCCCACGGAATCTTCTAAGCATTCTGCTGAGCAGCCTGCAGAATCACCCGCAGAACAACCAGAAGAGGAACCTGAAGcccaacctcaacctcaacagGAAGCAGACGAAGCGCAACAACGACAAGAACAGAAACAGCAAGAAcaaccaccagcaccagcgcaGGAGGGAGAGCCTGGTCAGAACTAGGGTATCTGATTATATTTTATTGATTAGCAAGTCAGTGTCGACGTCTTTTCCTGGTGTATAGGGATCATAATTGAACGGTTTTCAAGGGAAATTTACCATGCATTTGGTGTCAGTGCCAATGTTAATTTATTAAGACAGGTAAAAAAGCTATTGGCAAAGCATTTCTTCCCTTATCTCTCCTTAAAATCTGCAATATGCGAATACCAGAACGCGCAGTATACCGCTACTCTTAGTACAAGTCTAACGGAACCAAATGATAATCAATTCCTACCTCATACAAGATATTGGATACATTTCTACCATTCTCATCCCATCATTCAAACAGTAAACAGACACAACAATAAACGAGTCCAAATAAGGTAATGAATGAACAAGATACGACTCTCCACCACCGCGAATCAACCGCCAGATAGAAAATAACAAGAACCCAATATTATACCAAAAAATAAGAGGGACAATATTAAGGAGGGAATAGGGGAAACGCATGTAGACAACAAAGCAAAACGCCGTCACGGGGTACCAAGGTAAAGGCTTTCAAATAGAGGGAATAGGATAAGAATGGGGAAGAAAGTCAAAGGAATATAAAACAAGAAAGTAAATAAGACATGACGATCGAGTTGTTGGATTGAGTTGGAATGCCTGTGGTTATCACGGGCTGGGTGCATGTTGAAAATCCGTCGAGAAAGTTGGCCAGAAGAACCCAAGAAACCAATAGAAAGGTAACCAGTACCGGTGCTGGCGCTGGGCTACACTCAGGACCTGAATTGCTCGCAAATATACAATCGAATTGGGGTTGAATCATTTCTTGCCAGCCTTGACACCTCGCCCGGTTTTCTTTGGCGCAGTACCCTTAGCAGCTTTGGCGGTCTTGGTTCTAGCACCACCCCAGCGACCACGACCAGCCTTAGGTTTGACCTCTTCCTTCGCATCAGTTTTCTTCTTATAAGGGCCCCGCTTCCGACCCGTTCCCTTTGCCGCAGCAAGGATCTTGGCCTTGGTTTCTGCCGATGGACGCTTAAGCGTGGATGCTGCTTTGGTCTTGGATGGCTGGGCCTTTGCTGCAGGCTTAGCCTTGGTAGTAGTGCAAACTGTCGTCTTGACCTTGGCCTTGGTTGTCACCTTGGGCAATTTCACATTGCGCTTGGTTCTGGGGGCAGTTTTTGTCGCAGTTGCAATTGCAGTTGCAGCCTTGGACTTAGTGGTGGCCTTTGTGGTTCTCTTGGTCGTGTACTTCGTAGCCGGTTCTGTCTTCTTTGTCGTGGTTGATCGTGAAACAGAGGCGCGCGATCTTGAAACAGCCTTCTTGACCCCAGTCTTAACGGTCTTCCGCTTTTTGTTCAGTCGTGACGCTGATTCGTCGATGACACTTCCAATCTTTCGCTTTGTCGTGGTCTTGGTTTGTGTCTTCTTCGCGCTCGcgttttgtttcttttgctcTTCCCTCTCCTTCGACCGTTGCTCCTTTTCCCGCGGTCTGGGCCCCAATACTCCGCGACAATTGGCCGAACCGCACCGGCACTGTTGGACATTCTTCTGCGAATAAGGACTGGAGTTCTGTCAGCTGAAGGTTGGACTTGTCACAGGTTTCACAAACTCACTCGAAGTTGTAGTCGTAGGTCAACTCCTCCCCTGTCATGATGCCACGGTCACCTGCGAAAAGCGCCATGCGAGGTTTGCCAGCAACCGTCCATTTCTCCATTCGACAGTTTGGTTCACAGGAATGGTTCACAAAGCGCGCGATGGAACCTCGAGTAGCATCGATGATCATGTTTTGGTCAAAGTACATCAGGTAGTAACACTGCATCGAGTTAGCTATAGTCAGTAAATGGTCTAG encodes:
- a CDS encoding LYR motif-containing protein (COG:A;~EggNog:ENOG410PPKQ;~InterPro:IPR008011;~PFAM:PF13233,PF05347) gives rise to the protein MSVAALNRDTAFQARSLFRSLLRQSSQFSAFNFREYARRRTRDAFREHQNEKEDRKIQELFQEGLQNLRMMKRQTVISQFYQFDKLVVEGQETGKQTGGQGDIVRQKDTGWD
- a CDS encoding uncharacterized protein (COG:S;~EggNog:ENOG410PPDI) gives rise to the protein MPPTFRSSRSGRHLGETTTARTRTGQIDHDVFEGLPVRRWTRQHQMVSQAPKPDEAESIFQGPGGKQTLPEHPMPRDSQLLTPTSKALLRAARAGCIYIRQAPKEAEDINLIVNEEKETTDAEEGGAAASGQSKAERSFVTRKWMTVPRHMEPPEVEFLAKRRPGLPSLYGAAATGVDGTPNVPMRRTRFKKMDPATGNVSVYEAWVPEGHRIEGEITADDQVVPGNAEATVNSEAPAPGTVVEGVGTVNAEGVVVAEAGSAAVMTPPKRRPPPPKRKGKGFKGRRKKVMFAPGEGVDASAVHGAGAAGDGVMGTDGTKSEDGDVSRGDQGGQEDEDDDGEEGEESDEGDESMMDAKTPETPAAEPAQPTQTPQPVPAETAPEPQAPGDASPVAEQTPAPVSDKPSDEKPAPADVTMTDYQPEPAASEPQPAPGTQQPTAPEQPAPAAETTTDNQQQAEQPALHAPEESTEKPQETVKTEPDQQESQDAMDTSTDQPLEQQQQQQQQQQQPQEQEAAPKPEPEQQEHDTTTTENQDADVLGTLERSLDAPASSEQTETQPEPEAEPEPEPEPEQIQASTEPAAPTPAAATETGPTEEQPSTDNREVEKPAEEQQQPQQQQEQEQQPKKEVEDRPPVQQSIEQPQEQEQQTKEEVEDQPPVQQPIEQLQEQQQQQPEGEQQLTERFAAGPTESSKHSAEQPAESPAEQPEEEPEAQPQPQQEADEAQQRQEQKQQEQPPAPAQEGEPGQN